gtggcctgtcaatggccagCACCACCTGGTATTTTGGACCCATGATTGCCTGATAATTGtgtcaaactttaaaaaaaatgaattttttggttCTGTCAATGGTCGGAAccagtgtattttttttaaaatcgtataTTACTGGTATACAAAAAACcggaaaaaaaagggaaaaaaattttgggtgttggcctgtcaatggccggcacccccTTTatacgaaaaaaaaatttcgagtgtTGGTTTGTCAATGGCCGACACCAGaatacgaaaaaagtaaaaaaaaaaaaatttggggtgGCCTAACAATGGCTGGCACCCCCTTTctacaataaattttttttttacttttggtgtgtcaatggccggcaccaatatacgaaaaaagtaaaatatatatatatataaaggggGTGCCGGCCATTGCCAAGCcaccccaaatttttttttttacttttttcgtattctggtgccggccattgacagacCAACacctgaaaaaaaaattcgtatAAAGGGgatgccggccattgacaggccagcacccaagaaaatttttttccctttttttcctgTTTTTTGTATACCAGTAAtatacgatttaaaaaaaatacactggttctggccattgacaggccagaactaaaaaattcatttttttaagtctgacacaattatCAGGCAATCATGGGGCCAAAATATCAGGTGGTGCCAgccattgacaggccacaaTCCCATTTTACTGTTTATTTCGAGttattttgatgaatgtttttaaacctgagttatttttgtaaatataaatttttttttgaattattttgataaaatagccGAATATTGTACTatttttccttcactaatattTTTTTCGATTGAGcttttttctagtaaagttttaaTGAGACATCCATTATTTGTTAATGAACATTCAAAGAAgagtataataaataatattttataaatgtcAATGACTCTGAAAATAATAACCTCTAGTAACCCTAacgaaattatgaaattattatattataattaaacctcaatttataaatagaaacatgaggaataaaaaaaaagttatgtaatttatcttTATAGTATTGTTTCTtcctataaatttattttctttagtttattctttcatttcattaattaataacaCGAGAGGTGGTGAAATTCTAAAAACAGAAAGCAAAGCATAACCGATATTGATTCCGTTAAGGAAACAGAACAGACAGATAGAAGATAGTAATTTTGTTCTTTagctgttttatttatttattaaacaaaagGACACAACCCCCGCGCTTTTCTATCttccaaaaacaaaacccaatcTTCTTCGCCAACTCCAATTAATTCCTTGGTTACTTGCTTCCTTTTATTAATCTCCTCCTTAGAAAATCCATCCTTTTTTTAGCCCacaactttttcctttttctcttttttttttctttcttttttttttgctcttcAATGgccttttttttatctttaattctTAGAAGAGTTCAATTTTACATCTCTAAAAAAAAGGTCAATTCAACGACACCACCACCTACTTTATGTTTTCTCCCTCTTCTTCCattttatagaatttaattCAAAGCCCAGCTTTTCGCCTATATatctcttttaaataaaaaaaataaaaactctggGTCATTGGGCTCGTCAGCTAATGGCGGAAACTGGGTccttctttgaatttttttttcttttctatttgtaattatttaacatAGTTTTACTTGTTTTCATTCGATTGATAATTGATCTACTTTGTTGGTTCTTTTAGTCCTTAGCCGGAGAAATTCGCATATTTATTGTACTTGAGTTCCGTTAATTTAAGTTAACAAACATAGGTTTTAGTTGggttttggttggttttttgtttttggacatactataaatatggatttgaaaAGTGGAGACGAAGGTGGTGGTGTCAAGACACCAAAGAAATCAGATGATCAGGGAGGAAGCAGGAATCCTAAGCTGAAGGGTACTGGAAGTTTTAGTAGCAAAGATATGATTTTTAGAGCtgataaaattgatttaaaaagcttAGACATACAGCTGGAGAAGCACCTGAGCCGGGTTTGGTCTAGAAACGTTGATAACCAAAGGCCTGCAGAGGAGTGGGAGATTGATTTGGCTAAGCTAGATTTAAGACACGTTGTGGCTCATGGAACCTATGGGACTGTGTATCGAGCCACTTACGATAATCAAGATGTTGCTGGTACTTCTCATTTTCCCTTTCCTTAAATCCTActatttgcttcttcttttgcTAGAAGATAGAGAAGATACGTCTTTTGGAACccatcttttatttatgtttgaataaACATGAATTGGTTTTGGTTACAGGCTGCTTACTCATTAGGCATCTGAGAATAAGAATGCATTGTTAATTTCTATGATAATTTAGCGTGCGTTGAGCCTTTTGCTGAATTAAAAACTATACAATAGAAAAAAAACGACTAGAGGTACCATGACCTTTTAAATATagtaaggttttttttaaaaaaattttaatagtaatgGTATAATCGAGGAACAAATacaaatcttaaattaataaaattaaattattctagTATAATCAGTTACACAAACAAAAGTCAACTAACTCagattaaaatctataaatgaCATCAGCATATTgtggtattttaaaatttacacatcAAATTGTGTATGGTGAATTTCGAACTGAGTAGAAGGATTAATATTGAGTTGATATAATGGAGGGAAATTTGGAAGATTATTTGTAATAAAAGGAAGCTTATGTTACTCAGATTTCTTGTACTAGTCTCTGCCTTGAGAATTAATAGCCTTCAGCACTTTTTTCATTGCAAAGTCTCACTAGATTGTGATGTTGATATTCTAGTTAAGTTGTTGGACTGGGGGGAGGATGGTATTGGTGCAACTGCTGGAATTGCTGCCCTGCGAGCATCATTTCGGCAAGAGGTTGCTGTTTGGCAAAAGCTTGACCATCCTAATGTTACAAAGGTcgagttttttcttcttctttgaaaTGTTTAGTTGTTGATATCATGAGGACAGTGAAAACCTTAATGTTGTCTCCCTTTTCTTTAGACAAATTTCTGTTGTATATATATGCTTTTAAATTATGGTTACAGTTTGTGGGGGCCTCAATGGGAACTTCAAACCTCAGAATTCCTTCACAAAATGCTTCAGCTGACAACCACAGTTCCATGCCTTCTAGAGCGTGTTGTGTTGTTGTGGAGTATCTCCCTGGTGGCACACTAAAACAATACTTGATAAGAAATAGGCGAAAGAAACTTGCCTTTAAGGTTGTGATCAAGCTTGCTCTGGACCTCTCTAGAGGGTAAATGGATGCCTCCTATACTTGGTTTGGATaatctgtaaataaatgtcTTGTCATGACATCATATATACTTTTTGCGTTGTGCAGTCTGAGCTACCTACACTCGAAAAGAATTGTACATCGTGATGTCAAAACAGAAAACATGTTACTCGATGCTCACAGAAATCTCAAAATTGCTGATTTTGGTGTTGCTCGTGTTGAAGCTCAGAATCCAAGGGACATGACTGGTGAAACTGGTACTCTTGGATACATGGCCCCAGAGGtatgattttataaatcttaaatataATCATAACGTATTGCACAACTGTTTCAGATTGATTTACAACAATTAATTCTTAACTTTTTTGAAAGTATTCATCGTGTATGTTATTACctcataaaaacataaaaaattcaaaagactatcaagtttttaaatttttaataaaatacaaattttctttaaaacattctaaaataattttaagaaagaaaaataaattttaaaaatattaaaattttgaaaaattataaaattatttatttaattttaattataatatatatttattatagttTATGCTATCTATTTTGAATCTGAACCCAATTTGTGGTAACTATTAACTGTCCTATTTTATCAAACATGAGTTTTacattttgaatattaaatttaaggtGCTTAGAAATGTCCAATTTGTATCAAGGTTGAAAGGTTATggaaaactattttaaaaagtttaatagTGTTTaccattattttcaaaaagtgttttgaaaataaaatgtttactTTAAACATTAtgttatgaataaaaaattttaataaagatatattgaaaagtaaatttggctaaaattctaatttaaaaagATAGTTGTTTTTGGTTTCCCCTCATGGTTTGAATTTAAAACCACCAACCTCAATAGTGAATTGGGCCAAAGTGTTTGAAAGAACATTAGATATGATTATGGTGTTATCAGAGAGCCAGtgtcttattttcttttgtcttgagtatctttttatgtttgattttatagaagactaaaacaataaaatatttacatattatataattaaaattatataaactatttttataatttttaaaaattttaataaccttattcttttaacttctttaaataatttttatgttttatttttatttttatcttttagaggttttaattttagattttaattatttttaaattttaattatttaataatgttctatataagataaaatattttcacatgAGCAATGAAATATAGATAGATCACTACGAGGGCTACCATATCAAATATCTAAAGCAATTTCTATTGAAACCACTAAattgtatcaaaatttattgaatttaattaaaataaaagactataaatacaaaaataatagcATCGTTATTACGGGAACAtataatctaaataaattttattttattttattttttaattttaagggttGAAATGGGGTAACacaatttaaattagtattaaataaaatgtctaATCATAACTTTAACCACCGTTCTATACATACACACATAATTTATGTTTGACTTAATCATTTTGATACATGtactatttttattagtttagctCCTTTACTCTATTTTACTTATCAGTTTGatcattatattttcattttgtatacCCTGTCACCCAtctctatattttcattaaaaataaaattaaaacatccaATGACACACTGCTACGTATCAATGAAagttaaaaaatcttaaatattaaaaatgtcagaaaatattttaaaaataataaaatcataaaaatttggagctccctcaaaattaaaattattaaaaataaaaacttaatcaatttctgaaaactgtaaaaattatttttaaaatgcagcgaaacttaaaacaattaaataatttaaaaattcataaaattttaaaaaattgttggtttagaattctatatatatatatatatataaaatcttagaatcttatgaaaattttaataattttatgatatttttaaaattctatgaattttaaattttaataaaattatttatattttaaaggaGTTGTgagtttttagttaaaaatatcataaagttCATTAAGAAGGGATTAGAGACCTCTCAATAAAAGAAGGCCAAAGGaatttttttgagcatttgacTTAGGTTACGAGagtatgaatattttttttcttttttccaaaaaaagatGAGGTTTAGTGTCTAGTTGATTTGTTGATTCATGGATCCATTTGGCATTCTAATTATTCCATAcattataatttcatacatagacataacttttaattaatcattttctcAAGCCATACAAGGAGCGAGAAAACTTCTTATATGTTtctatgttgcattatttaactACATCTATCCTGGTGagccaattttaaaataattttatggtttttttttgctaaaaacctcaaaattcatttaaaatataaaatatttcattaaaaatgtaaaaaatctttgaaaattttaaaatatatcataaaattatttaaaattttcataaaattttaagattttctaAAACCTAGAATTCCAAacaaaagatttttaaaattttatgaaaaatttaaaattggtttaaaatttttcttacttataattttaaaaacattttttacaattttcaaaaatagattatgattttttaattttttaataattttccaagctttagattttcttttttatgattatttaaaatatctgatatttaaaaaaatttaaggtattcttttatttaattgacGTGTGGCAATGCGTCATTGGatgatttaacttttttaacagaaaatatATAAGTGGGTAATGGGATGTAGAGAATGAAAGTATAAAGgccaaattgatagaaaaaaaaaattagtacaaatatcaaaatgataatttaactaTGATTCTAAATCCAAAAGAAATATCAATccattctatttttattttgtcgaAAATGATACACTAACGGAATTATAGATGATGCATCCACTTGATACCTGTGGGGTCTCTCTTAGTGAACACGTAATACTATTAGTTTCCAATAGAAATGAAGACTCAAATTGGTTTTCAACTTTGCTATGAAAAATTAAGAAGAGAGGAAATGCGGACTTTTCAAAACACCCCCGGTCCTTTGCATTCCATGTTAAACCCGAAAGCTAACCCAATCATTTTGTAGGTTCTTGATGGCAAGCCCTACAACAGGACATGTGATGTCTACAGCTTTGGCATTTGTTTGTGGGAGATTTATTGCTGTGATATGCCTTATCCAGATCTTAGCTTTGTCGATGTGTCATCTGCTGTTGCTCGACAGGTTAGTATGCATGTGTGTTATGCTCTATATGTGCTCACATAGTTCATTAAACGATTGAATCTATCGTGGGAGTTAAGCTAAGCGCTATACATGGTTTATTACCAGAATTTACGACCAGAGATCCCGAGGTGCTGCCCGAATTCTTTAGCAAGCATCATGCAGAAATGCTGGGATGCGAATCCAAAGAAACGTCCTGACATGGATGAGGTAGTGAGAACGCTAGAAGCTGTTAATACAAGCAAGGGCGGAGGGATGATACCCGATGACCATACGCCAACTTGCTTCTGCTTGCTCCCTACTCGTGGTCCATGATTCTATTCTATTccattttaggttaaaatatatcataagtccttatactcttcacaaatttagaatttagtccatgtacttttcTTTTTAGGAATTTCAtccctctattttttaaattttgaaaaaaaaatactcacttattAGTCATGCAACTAAAAAATGGCGTTGTAATGAATCTAagtttaaaaaacaataattgcACTATTGTTAATGAtgggatctaaattttgaaatataaaaagtagaaaattaaattcttaaaaataatagtataaggactaaaatttaagttttaaaagtacaaggacttatgacatattttaaccactattttactatattttatttatactctTGGATTTAAAAATGGAGTCCTATACGATAAGTTCTTGGTATGTATTGTGTAACTCCCACATTTTTAAGTTTAACTGCCCCATTGATATTCAATTAATGACATACTTTCtctaaaagtaataaataaaactctAGTAgcattttcttaataaaaaacgaatttatttacttaaaatactTTCTTAGTTAAATAGATTAGGTTATTCGTCAAAACTCAAAGATTTACCTGATATTTAATATAATCTTAACAAggatattaaatttgaaaattatgtttgggaattttttgagaaaaatattttctatttttatgctattttttatttttagaaaatatttttcagtagttaatttttgaaagttgaaagcatgttaaatgaaaatgaaaattgtttCAACACAAAATTATGGGAGTTGCTTGATATGGCGGTTCACATTGAGAAGTTGCGGATACCCATTTGTCTTGGTGGTTGAATGGTGCTTAAATTGTGATCTAAGCAATGTTCCTGCTGGTTACTCTCTTCCTTTTATTGTAACAATCTATTTTATAATGGTATtcaaaatagtagtttcgaAATCTCATTTTTGATAagtgagttcgtaaatattattatttaatatttacgagttaatat
This genomic window from Gossypium raimondii isolate GPD5lz chromosome 10, ASM2569854v1, whole genome shotgun sequence contains:
- the LOC105774932 gene encoding serine/threonine-protein kinase STY13; this translates as MDLKSGDEGGGVKTPKKSDDQGGSRNPKLKGTGSFSSKDMIFRADKIDLKSLDIQLEKHLSRVWSRNVDNQRPAEEWEIDLAKLDLRHVVAHGTYGTVYRATYDNQDVAVKLLDWGEDGIGATAGIAALRASFRQEVAVWQKLDHPNVTKFVGASMGTSNLRIPSQNASADNHSSMPSRACCVVVEYLPGGTLKQYLIRNRRKKLAFKVVIKLALDLSRGLSYLHSKRIVHRDVKTENMLLDAHRNLKIADFGVARVEAQNPRDMTGETGTLGYMAPEVLDGKPYNRTCDVYSFGICLWEIYCCDMPYPDLSFVDVSSAVARQNLRPEIPRCCPNSLASIMQKCWDANPKKRPDMDEVVRTLEAVNTSKGGGMIPDDHTPTCFCLLPTRGP